GGCATTCCATGCCCAGGGCCGTGCACATGCCGGCCAGCAGGGAACCGATGCCTCCCACGCCCAGGATGCCCACCTTCTTGCCGCACAATTCCATCTGCCGGCCATGGGCCCGCACCTGCCAGTTTCCCTTCCGGTTCTCCCCATCCATTTCCACCAGGTCCTTGGCGCAGGCAAAGATCAGGGCCAGGGCATGCTCTGCCACGCTGCGGGCATTGGCTCCGGGCGCCAGCACCACAGGGATGCCCCGGCGGGTGCAGTAGTCCACGGGGACGTTTTCAAAGCCCATGCCCGGGCGGCCCAGTACTTTCAGATTTTTGCAGCGAGCAATGAAACTTTCCGGGCATTTTTCCAGGCGGATCAATACTGCATCGGCGCTTTCCAGCACCTCATCCGGATAGGCGTCCCAGTCCGCTCCAGGACCCACGGTCCATTCGATGCCCAGTTTTTCCATCATCTCCATTCCGGCCGGAGCCAGAGGTTGTGTCATCACGAACTTCATCAGGGACTCCTTTCTAGAATGCGGCCACCGTACCGTCCGTCCGGGGCTCCGTGGCGCCGGCCAGTACGCCCTCTTCCGTCCGCCAGATGATCTGGCCCCGGCCAAAGGTGCTCCGGTCTGTTTTCACCAGGATTTCATGGCCCCGTGCCCGCAGGCCTTCCACGATTTCCGGTGCCACCTGGGCTTCCACTTCCACCT
This genomic interval from Acidaminococcus timonensis contains the following:
- a CDS encoding hydroxyacid dehydrogenase; translation: MKFVMTQPLAPAGMEMMEKLGIEWTVGPGADWDAYPDEVLESADAVLIRLEKCPESFIARCKNLKVLGRPGMGFENVPVDYCTRRGIPVVLAPGANARSVAEHALALIFACAKDLVEMDGENRKGNWQVRAHGRQMELCGKKVGILGVGGIGSLLAGMCTALGMECLGYSHSHNRARVEAAGCRYVDSLEEILKESDFVSLHMPLLPETYHCIGARELGLMKQSAFLINTARGAVVDEQALADAVNQGVIAGAGVDVYSTEPARRDNPVFTAPGIICTPHSAALTPESWARMSCGAVEGCYAVCRGEKWQGVANPEVYETL